In Paraburkholderia terrae, the DNA window ACTGCTGGTGATCGGCGTGTCGTGCCTGCAGATGATGCTCGACCTCGGCAAGGACCGCGACTGGTTCAGTTCGACGTTCATCGTCGCGCTCGCGATCATTGCGGTGACGTCGCTCGCGTTCATGATCGTGTGGGAGATGACGGAGAAAGAACCCATCGTCGACCTGTCGCTCTTCAAAGACCGCAACTTCGCACTGGGTGCGCTGATCATCTCGTTCGGCTTTATGGCGTTCTTCGGGTCCGTTGTGATTTTTCCGCTCTGGCTGCAGACGGTCATGGGCTACACGGCGGGAAAAGCGGGGCTCGCGACCGCGCCCGTCGGACTGCTCGCGCTCGTGCTATCGCCGATGATCGGGCGCAACATGCACCGGCTCAATTTGCGGATCGTCGCGAGCTTCGCGTTCGTGGTGTTCGCGATCGTGTCGTTGTGGAACTCGACCTTCACGCTCGATGCACCGTTCAATCAGTTGATTCTCCCGCGTCTCGTGCAGGGCATCGGCGTGGCCTGCTTCTTCGTGCCAATGACGACGATAACGCTGTCCAGCATTTCCGATGAACGGTTGGCAAGCGCATCGGGGTTATCGAACTTTCTGCGCACGCTGTCAGGCGCAATCGGCACGGCGATCAGCACGACGTATTGGGAAAACGACGCGATCTATCACCACGCGGTGTTGTCGGAATCGGTGAGCGCCTATTCGGCCAATACGACGTCTTATAGCGATCTGCTGACGACGCTGGGTTTCAAGGGGCAGGCGGTGACGGCGCAACTGAACGAGATCGTCACGCAACAGGGCTACATGATGGCGACCAACGATTTCTTCCGCATCTCGTGTGCGGGCTTCGTGGTGCTTGCGTGTCTCGTGTGGGTGACGAAGCCCAAAAAGGGCGCGGCGGCGTCAATGGGACATTGACGCCGCCGCGGGATTGGGAGCGCTGCGGCTCCCGATGCTTCGACAAGAGAGATTACTTGCCGTCGACCTGGATCTCGACGCGGCGGTTTTTCGCGCGGCCGATAGCCGTCGTGTTCGGCGCGACGGGCGATGCGCTACCGTAGCCTTCCACATCCCACTTCGAAGCACGCAGGCCAGCCGTTGCCAGATAGCTTTGTACCGAACGCGCACGTGCTGCCGACAGACGGTTGTTCAGTTCGGCCGAACCCGTCGAATCGGTATAGCCGGCGATCGTCATACGTTCGATATCAACACCCTGGTTGGCCGCGACGAAATCATCGAGCTTCGCCGTGGCAACGGGCGTCAGCGTTGCGCTGCCGACAGCGAACGTTGCGTCGCCTTGCAACGTGATCTTGCGCTGCGGTGCGTGGCGGACAGGAGCGGGCGCCACAGCGGGAACCGGGACAGGCGCTACGACGACAGGCGCCGGCTGGGCAGGTTGCTCGACAACGGGCGTCGCGCACTGGAACGTGATTTCATTCGGATTGTTTTCCGACTTGAGATCCGACGTGATGTGATCGACCGACGAAATTCGCATAGCCGGCTTGTCGCCGCAGATGCGCTTTACTTCGGCCATGCAAGTCTTGGAGCTTTCAAGCAAACCGAGACATTGGACGCGATACGCCTGGGTACCGTTGGCCAAAGTCACGACATCGGTGCTGTGGGCGGGCCCGGAATAGGAGGTGCATCCCGCGATGCCGACGACGCAAGCGATCGCCGTCAAGATACGAAAGAACATGAGACTTCTCGCAGAAGAAATTAGAGTTACGAGACGATAGGGGCTGCGGGTCTCTACTCCAATCGGAGAAGTCTTAATCAAAAATTTGCTTCGATTTGATTCGTCCTACTGTGAAACGGGTTCGCCCGTCGGCGACGAGACCGATTGACCACTCGATCCACCCGATTGTCCGGATGAGATTGGCGTCGCCACATTCGCGGCGCCGCCGCGCACGAACTGCTTGAAGTCGGCACCCGCTTCCCACGGATTCGGCTTGCATCCGAGCGAGCTGTCGCAATGCGCTGCAAAACCGATCGTCGACGTGCCGTCGTTGTTCGGTGTCTTCGTGATTTCGAATGAGAGATCGCGCTTGCCGCCGTCCGGCCCCGCTGTCTGGATCAGCGTATCGGTCGCGGTGGCGACCTCGTAACGGGAATGCGTCGTGACCCACGTGCGCGCGCGCTGCCACCACGCGTCGCATTGACTCTTGCTGTCGCAGGTCAGCGGCGCGGTCGCGATCTGCATCACGTCGGGATCGACCTGCCCTCGCGTCGAGCAGCCGGCGGCTGACACGCAAACCGCGACCCAAAGCGCGGCTATCAGACCTTTGTTCATAACCCGGATTCCTCCCTCGCACACGTCGGAGCGGCGAAGCGTTGCGTTATACAGGGTTGGACCGCGACGTTGCCGACACGTTTCATACCGCGCGCATGAAGTCAGAGCGACGTCCGGGCACCGCGAGATCTGTTGCAGCAATTTCCGTCCCCGGCTTGCGCACCATGAAAAAGGGCAGCACGCAGCTGCCCTCATCAAATGCGAGTCGCGTACGCGACGGCGTACCAGACTAAACGCTGAAGCGGTTCAACGTATAAGCGCGATACGCGGCAACGAACGCGTCGAATGAACCGACTTCCTCGCGCTCCAGCTTGGCCTGTTCGGCGAGCGATCGTGTCGCGAGCGCAGCGAACTCCTGCGTTTGCGCTTCGTCCAGCGGACGCGCGCGGAAATGCTCCGCGTGCGCGACGCTCTGCGCAAGACCGAAATCGAGGAAGCTCTGCTGCTTGTCACGCATGATCTGCAGCACGCGGGCCGACGGCGTCAACGACGCGTCCGCGAGCTTCGCGCGTTGCGTCGCGACGGCGCGCGCGTGGCTGTCGTCGCCGCGAATCGAATCGAGCGCAGCGGCTGCGTGGTCGATTTTCGCGAGCAATTCATTGGCCCAGTCGAGCATCTTGACGGGTTGTCCGTCGCGCACCAGTTCGAGGCCGGGCTTGCGCCCTTCCATCGTCACGCGGCCGAAGTTCTGATTTGCTTCCGTATAGGCCGGCGGCGGCAGCGGCGCGCTGTCGTCGAGTGCGCACACGAGCAGATAGGCGTCGAGAAAACGCGCGGCTTCGAGCGAAATACCCGTCGGTTCGAACGGATCGATATCCATGCAGCGCACTTCGACGTACTGGACACCGCGCGCCCCAAGCGCATGCAACGGACGCTCGCCCGGATACGTGACGCGCTTCGGGCGGATCGTCGAGTAGAACTCGTTTTCGATCTGCAACACGTTCGTGTTGATCTGCACCCATTCGCCGTCGCGCTGCGTGCCGATTGCCTCGTACTGCGGATACGGCTGGCTAACGGCTTTCGCGAGCGCGTCGAGGTAGCCAGGCAGCGTGTCGTAGTCGGCGTGCAGCGCGGCTTGCGCCGTCGTATTCGAATAACCGAGATCGCTCATGCGCAGGCTCGTTGCGTACGGGCGATACAGCGTGTCGGCGTCGAACGTTTCGAGCGTATTCGCGCGGCCGCGCAGAAAGCGCCGGTCGAGCGCTGGCGATGCGCCGAACAGATACATCAGCAGCCAGCTCGTGCGGCGGAAATTACGGATCAGCGCGAGATAGCGGTCCGACTGGAAATCGACGGCATTGGCTGTGGATTTCTGGTCGGCATGCAGCAGCCGCCACACTTCTTCGTTCAACGAATAGTTGTAGTGGATGCCCGCGATACATTGCATCGTGCGTCCGTAGCGCAGCGCGAGTCCGACGCGGTAGACGTACTTCAGCTTGCCGATGTTCGACGTGCCATAGTCCGCGATCGGAATTTCGTCGTCTTCGGGCAGAACACCGGGCATCGAGTTGTTCCACAGCACCTCGTCGCCGATGGCCGAATAAACAAAGCGATGCAGCGTGTCGAGACACTCGAGCGTGGTCGCCGCGTCGTGCTCGGCGGACGTGATCAGTTCGAGCAGCGCTTCCGAATAGTCCGTGGTCAGCGAAGGATGGGTGAGCGCCGAGCCGAGCGCGCGTGGATGCGGGGTCATCGCGAGATGGCCGTCGGATATGACGCGCAGGCTCTCCTTTTCGATGCCGCGCAAGCCGGTCGTCAGCGCGTCACGCTGCGGGCCGGATGTCAGCACGGACAGGCGGTGCAGCAGCGCGTCGGTCGTGCGGGAGGATGTCGTGTTTGGCATTGATGCGGGTCGAACAGGGTCGGCCGCCGTGCGCCGCACGGTGCTGCTCGGCGCGGTCGACCATGTTCGGCGGAATTTTCAGTAGCGGGCACTTTAACATCTCGCCAGAACGGCTGCTTGGCGTTGCCTCAGGCCGCTCCCGCGCCGTTTGCAGGCGGGCTTCGGGCGCCTGCTGCGCGTCTTCTCACTGTACGCCGCGCAGGGCCGCGAAGTCGATCGACGACGTTCGCCGATATGTGCGGAAGGCCGCTAGCCGCCGCGTGCGGCGCCTGCCCGATCGGCGACTTCATTCCACAGATGCATCGCCGCGTAGGCCCGCCACGGCCGCCACGCGTCGGTGCGCGCGCGCTGCTGGTTGGGACGCACGAGCGCCGGATCGCGCGCTGCGATCGCCTGCATCAGCACGAGGTCCCACGCGGGCCACGCGTCGGCGTCCCGCCAGGCGCGCATCGCGACGTATTCGACCGTCCATGGACCGATTCCGGGCAGCGCGAGCAACGACGCGCGCAACTGGGCAAGATCGAAGGACGCGCTGCCGATGCTGTCGATCGGCACGTCTCCGTCCGCCACGGCGCGCGCAAAGCTTTGCAACGCGGCGATGCGCTTGCCGGGCATGCCAATCTGCGCAAGATCGACGGCGGCGAGCGCGGCGGGCGTCGGGAAACGCCACGCGGTGCTCTCGTGCGGATGGCCGTCGATGCGCTCGCCGGCGCGCTGCACGATCCGTCCGATGATCGTCGTCGCGGCCTTCACGCTGACCTGCTGGCCAACGATGGCCCTCACGACGAGCTCGAACCCGGACCACGCGCCGGGTACGCGCAGGCCGGGCGTTGCGGCGACCAGAGGTGCGAGCCACGGATCGCCGGCGAGGCTCGCGCCGATCGCCTTCGGATCCGCGTGCAGATCGAACATGCGCGCGATCGGCGCGGCAAGCCCGTCCGCGTGACGGCTCGCGGCGCCGTCGATGGTCGCGACGATGCAATGCCTGCGGGCATGCTTGCGGACGGCGAGCGTGCCGCTGTCGCCGTTCCAGCCGATCGAGCGACGCCATACGCCGTCTTCGACGGCTTCGACGCCCGGCGTCGCGCGTCCTCCGAAGAAGCGGAGGACGCGCGGCCAGTCATAGGGAGCTTTGAACGGGAGTTCGAGTGTGGCGGTCGGCGTGGGGCTCAAGCGGCGTGGTCCATGTCGGCGGTGGGATGAGTGGCGTCGGCGGCATCGCGGGATTCGCGGTGTGTCTCGGTATCGAGCAGCACGGCCTTGCGCGCGACACCCCAGCGATAGCCCGCCAGCGCGCCGTCCTTGTGCACAACGCGGTGGCAAGGTATCGCGAGCGCGACAGGGTTCGATCCGCATGCATTGGCGACGGCCCGCACTGCGCGCGGCGAACCGACCGCTTCGGCGATTTGCGAATAGCTGCGCGTCTCACCGTACGGAATGCGGCGCAGCGCTTCCCACACGCGCTGCTGGAACGCCGTGGCGGCGATATCGAGCGGCAGATCGAAACGCTGACGCTTGCCGCGCAGATAACCGTCGATTTGCTCGATGAAAGGCGTGAGCCGTTTCGGATCGTCGATCAGTTCCGCGCTCGCGAATTCGTTGCGCAGATCATCGACGAGCAACGCGTCGTCGTCGCCGAAGGCGATCTTGCAGATGCCCTTGTCGGTCGTCGCGACCAGCACGAGGCCGAGCGAAGTCTGCGCGCTCGCGTAGCGGACCCGCAGCCCCGCGCCTTTGCGCCGATATTCGGACGGCGCCATGCCCAGCTCTGCGGCCGCCGTATCGTACATCCGGGACGGCGAGCCGAAGCCTGCGTCGACGGTGGCGCGGGTCACGTCCGCGCCCCGTTGCAGCGCGTCGCGCAATGCCGCGCCGCGCTGGGCCGCCTGATATTGCCGCGGCGACACGCCGACTACACGCTTGAAAAGCCGCTGCAGGTGAAACGGGCTGACATGCACTGCGTCGCTCAGTTGCGCGAGCGTGAGGCGTTGCTGCGGGTCGGCGTCGAGCGCGGCGCAGGCGCGGTTCACGATTTCTAGTTCGCGCGGCAGGCCGCCAGGCTGGCAACGTTTGCATTCTCGATAGCCCGCGGCGCGCGCTTCGTCGGTTGAAGCGAAGAAATCGACATTCTCGCGACGCGGCAGGCGTGAGGCGCACGACGGACGGCAGAACACACCCGTCGTCCGGACGCCGTAGAAGAAGGCGCCGTCGGCGGACATGTCGCGTTTCAGGACGGCTGTCCAGCGCTCGTCGTCGTTGGCGAACGTGGCGGGCGTTGCTTGGGAGATGGCTGTGTTCATCGTTTGCCCCGGGGGACGGTTTTGATGCTTACCACTTTAGCGGGCAGGTTCTCACAGTACGCTCCGCTTCTTGCTGTGTCATTTGGGCCGCACTGCGAGGAGATTTTTCCCAAATATCGGGAGAATCTGCCCCTTAAAAAAGTTGGGGTTTTCCCTTAAAAAGTTATTGCGTCGCATCAAGTCGGCGTGTATAGTGATTCTTGTCTCCTCCATGTCTCCTCCTGATATGGATTCAGCCCGCTCCAATCGAGCGGGCTTTTTTTTGCCTCATCGTTTTGTTCTCTCGGCTGACCGGCCGCCATCTTCGCGCGCAATTCCTTCTACACTGGGCTCTTCACCGGAACCTCAGAGACGGGACGCCGCGCCATGAAATTCCAGATTCTCGATATCGATCACGTCGTCATCCGCGCTGCTAACCTCGACGCGATGACGCGCTTTTATCAGGACGTGCTCGGCTGCACGGTAGACAGGGAACAACTCGAAATCGGACTGATCCAGTTGCGCGCGGGACGCTCGTTGATCGATCTGTTGCAGGTTGGCGGAAAGATCGACCGGCCGGAAAGCGGTGCGCCCGGCGCGGGGCGAAACATGGATCACGTTTGCCTGCGCGTCGAACCCTTCGACGCCGACGCGCTGAAGACATGGTTCGCCGC includes these proteins:
- a CDS encoding DHA2 family efflux MFS transporter permease subunit; this translates as MAALPSASDSTGSTTADLPQHGGAASTRPAAPAPLTGGRLALLTVGLALGTFMEVLDTSIANVAVPTISGSLGVATSEGTWVISSYSVASAIAVPLTGWLARRVGEVRLFTLSVLLFTIASAACGFAHNFESLIAFRLLQGLVSGPMVPLSQTILMRSYPLEKRGLALGLWAMTVIVAPIFGPVMGGWITDNYTWPWIFYINLPIGLFSAACAYFLLRGRETQTSKQRIDGIGLGLLVIGVSCLQMMLDLGKDRDWFSSTFIVALAIIAVTSLAFMIVWEMTEKEPIVDLSLFKDRNFALGALIISFGFMAFFGSVVIFPLWLQTVMGYTAGKAGLATAPVGLLALVLSPMIGRNMHRLNLRIVASFAFVVFAIVSLWNSTFTLDAPFNQLILPRLVQGIGVACFFVPMTTITLSSISDERLASASGLSNFLRTLSGAIGTAISTTYWENDAIYHHAVLSESVSAYSANTTSYSDLLTTLGFKGQAVTAQLNEIVTQQGYMMATNDFFRISCAGFVVLACLVWVTKPKKGAAASMGH
- a CDS encoding OmpA family protein, whose amino-acid sequence is MAEVKRICGDKPAMRISSVDHITSDLKSENNPNEITFQCATPVVEQPAQPAPVVVAPVPVPAVAPAPVRHAPQRKITLQGDATFAVGSATLTPVATAKLDDFVAANQGVDIERMTIAGYTDSTGSAELNNRLSAARARSVQSYLATAGLRASKWDVEGYGSASPVAPNTTAIGRAKNRRVEIQVDGK
- the gshA gene encoding glutamate--cysteine ligase, which codes for MPNTTSSRTTDALLHRLSVLTSGPQRDALTTGLRGIEKESLRVISDGHLAMTPHPRALGSALTHPSLTTDYSEALLELITSAEHDAATTLECLDTLHRFVYSAIGDEVLWNNSMPGVLPEDDEIPIADYGTSNIGKLKYVYRVGLALRYGRTMQCIAGIHYNYSLNEEVWRLLHADQKSTANAVDFQSDRYLALIRNFRRTSWLLMYLFGASPALDRRFLRGRANTLETFDADTLYRPYATSLRMSDLGYSNTTAQAALHADYDTLPGYLDALAKAVSQPYPQYEAIGTQRDGEWVQINTNVLQIENEFYSTIRPKRVTYPGERPLHALGARGVQYVEVRCMDIDPFEPTGISLEAARFLDAYLLVCALDDSAPLPPPAYTEANQNFGRVTMEGRKPGLELVRDGQPVKMLDWANELLAKIDHAAAALDSIRGDDSHARAVATQRAKLADASLTPSARVLQIMRDKQQSFLDFGLAQSVAHAEHFRARPLDEAQTQEFAALATRSLAEQAKLEREEVGSFDAFVAAYRAYTLNRFSV
- a CDS encoding DNA-3-methyladenine glycosylase family protein; amino-acid sequence: MSPTPTATLELPFKAPYDWPRVLRFFGGRATPGVEAVEDGVWRRSIGWNGDSGTLAVRKHARRHCIVATIDGAASRHADGLAAPIARMFDLHADPKAIGASLAGDPWLAPLVAATPGLRVPGAWSGFELVVRAIVGQQVSVKAATTIIGRIVQRAGERIDGHPHESTAWRFPTPAALAAVDLAQIGMPGKRIAALQSFARAVADGDVPIDSIGSASFDLAQLRASLLALPGIGPWTVEYVAMRAWRDADAWPAWDLVLMQAIAARDPALVRPNQQRARTDAWRPWRAYAAMHLWNEVADRAGAARGG
- the ada gene encoding bifunctional DNA-binding transcriptional regulator/O6-methylguanine-DNA methyltransferase Ada — protein: MNTAISQATPATFANDDERWTAVLKRDMSADGAFFYGVRTTGVFCRPSCASRLPRRENVDFFASTDEARAAGYRECKRCQPGGLPRELEIVNRACAALDADPQQRLTLAQLSDAVHVSPFHLQRLFKRVVGVSPRQYQAAQRGAALRDALQRGADVTRATVDAGFGSPSRMYDTAAAELGMAPSEYRRKGAGLRVRYASAQTSLGLVLVATTDKGICKIAFGDDDALLVDDLRNEFASAELIDDPKRLTPFIEQIDGYLRGKRQRFDLPLDIAATAFQQRVWEALRRIPYGETRSYSQIAEAVGSPRAVRAVANACGSNPVALAIPCHRVVHKDGALAGYRWGVARKAVLLDTETHRESRDAADATHPTADMDHAA
- a CDS encoding VOC family protein codes for the protein MKFQILDIDHVVIRAANLDAMTRFYQDVLGCTVDREQLEIGLIQLRAGRSLIDLLQVGGKIDRPESGAPGAGRNMDHVCLRVEPFDADALKTWFAAHDVRIGEEAQRYGADGYGPSLYLFDPEGNMVELKGPPAGKP